Genomic window (Drosophila sulfurigaster albostrigata strain 15112-1811.04 chromosome 2R, ASM2355843v2, whole genome shotgun sequence):
ACCACCGCATGTGAGAATCGAACAAATACTGCAGCACTTACAACAAAGCGTGCCAGCTGGAGCATCAGCGGgaccgcagcaacaacagcagcagcaacagcagagacCTGGACCACCGCACTATGTGCCCATTGTGCACAGTGGcgtgccaccgccgccgcctccacATGGCATTGCTATAGTTGATGGTCAGCCGGTGACCTACGAGAGTTATCCATTGATACCTGGACTGGGCGTGCCACCACCACTGCATCattcacagcagcaacagcaactacaacagcaacaacaactgcaacaccaacagcaactgcagcaactgcagcaactacagcagcCACCGCAGCGTGAAACTCCGCAGCAACAGGCAACCATTATACCCAGCTCCAGCACCAGCTCGGGGCTCTCCACGCAAGCCAGCGAGCATAGCCTGCATCATAGCCAGGGCGCGGAGAAGCGACCAACCCAGCAGCAAGCAGGTTCAGATCTCACTCAAAACCTTCGTATCTTAGCTTAGAGAAACACTTTcaacttctctctctatctcaatCTCAGTTTTTTTTCGCTCATGCCGTGTGGACACtgatatactgaaatatacacACAACGACAGGGTTTTTACTGTACTAACTGTGACCACAACAATTTATACACACCACcaacacagccacagcaacctACCCACacctatacacacacacattcatgcACATGCACCTATCATTGTTTGCGCTTTTTAGAAATAGCTTCAACTAAAACTTCCTCTAAGAATATGTTTCAAGTATAActcaatttatgttaatttccTCCTTTCACAGGCTTGAACAATCTGCAGTCGGACATCGAGGTGCACAGCTTGGACGCCATCGATCCGCACACCATTCGCATGGTCTTCACCGTGCCCATGGTCTATGTTAATCTTCATGGACGCGTCGAGCTGCATTATACCAACAAACCCAGCAATGATACACGCACCTGGGAGCTGCAAACTTTTGCTCCACCCGAAGATCTGATTGCCACCTCACAAATGGAATTCGACTTGTCCAATCTGGAAGCGAATACGTTGTACAAAGTCAAggtgacgctgctgctgcgggaTCTCAACTCGCAGGCAACGAGCAGCATTTACACAGTCAAGATGCCAGCGGAACGCACAATTACGCCGCCACCACAGATCTCGGATTACAGACCCGATTTCCAGGACATATTCAAGACTGTCGATGATCCTGAGTTGAATGTCATTGAGACAAATGCCTCGTGGCTGCAACTCACCTGGAAGAAGCTGAGCGATGAGCAAATGGAATATGTGGATGGCGTCCAATTGCGTTACAAGGAACTCACGGGCATGATTTACTCGTCTTCGCCATTGATACATCGCACACTCACCAGCTACACCATACAGAATCTGCAACCGGATACGGGCTACGAGATTGGCTTGTATTACATTCCATTTGCGGGTCATGGCGCTGAGCTGCGCGCTGGACACATGATCAAGGTGCGCACAGCGCCCAAGGTTGATGTCTATGGCTTCGATGTGAACGTGAATGTCACCAAGGTGAAGTCACAGAGTGTGGAGATCTCCTGGAATGGTGTGCCATATCCAGAGGATAAGTTTGTGCACATCTATCGTGCCATCTATCAGAGCGATTTGGGCAAGGAGGATTCGAGCGTATTTAAGGTGGCCAAGCGAGACAGCACAACGGGCACGTTGATTATGGATCTGAAACCGGGCACCAAGTATCGTCTGTGGCTGGAGATGTATCTGACCAATGGCAATACCAAGAAGAGCAATGTGGTTAACTTCATTACCAAACCAGGTGGTCCAGCGACGCCAGGCAAGACGGGTAAGTTGATtagatttgatttttatagcTTCATTCCTTACGTTGAATTGTTGCCATTTCAAGTCTTGCGTTTTCTTGAAAGGATTTACATAAGTTTCAAGAATCTGGGTAATACCAAGATACCAAGAATACCTCTTTTCAATccttaataaatttaatttctatctATGCTAATCTCTGCTTTTTTATGCTAGGAAAACTCCTCACCGCTGGCGTCTCTGAGCAACCAGTTGGCGATTATTATGGTCCCCTTGTGGTTGTGTCTGTGATTGCCGCCTTGGCGATAATGTCCACGCTGGCCTTGCTGCTCATCATCACCAGAAGGCGTGTGCATCAGACGGCATCCATCACACCACCGCGTAAAAGCGATGCGGCCTACGACAATCCCTCGTATAAAGTGGAGATACAACAGGAGACAATGAGTTAGTaaacaattgtaaaattcTTATGAAATATATCTTAATTAATCCATTTTTAAACCACTTGCAGATCTGTAACGGCCCGAACTGATGGGTAGCTTACTCAAAACTCCCAAACTAGCTTAGAGCAACGTttcttgtaaatatttaaaaaacaaaactcagtGTCAGTAAAAGTTATGAAAAGAATATATGGATTTTCCATTCCCCGGCGCAGGATTCTGATAAATATCCAAACtttaaaaaaggaaatcaaAAAGGTCGCCATGTTGTATGTAATGATTAAGGaattcttaaaacaaaacaaaaaaaaagttgaactaAATAGTAATTGTTTCTTTGACCCCCCGTTAAACAATTGTAACTTGTGTATATAGAGAGATAGAAGAGACAACTGAATATAAAGTCCAAGTAACTTCCAATTGGCCTCGCCAGGGGAATTCTTCTAGCGATTtctacaaaaaacaaatgcatagTTAGTTTAACTTGTAAATTTTAGCtttacacatatacatatatacataccatttaatttaagaacGAACAACAGCAGTTCTTCAATTAACAgtccataaatatttaaattagcttGTAATCGTACAGAGATATGCAATcttatgaataaataaaatattaaacaaattgtttgcttattttctttttcgtttgtATTTAGCTACTTAAAAAAAAGGTATTACTCACTACAATAAATCACAAACATATATTTGTTGTCATTCCCAAGGTACAAGATTGACTGTTGTGCTTTCTAGAAACGTTGATAAATGTTTTTACTAATCttattaaaaaacacaaactcTGGAATTGAGCCAAGAGATTCACTTAGTTTTTAACACTCCACTTTAAGATCAGTTAACGGGATCTTACATCTTCAATTATATACTACTTAAATCTTACTAAGCACAAACTTTgcgtatatttttacttttttccaAACAGTTCTCGAAGTGTATTTAGCCAAGGCTATTGATCCACACACCATCCGCATAGGCGTCATCGTTCCCAACAATGTTGTGCAGCCATTTGGACGTCTATTGATGCTGTACACTAAAGAAACCAGCAATGATATCACAACTTGGGATTCTCAATTATTTGCACCACCCAATGATCGTATTGCAACCCGTAAATTAGAGTTTGATTTATCTGATATGCAGCCGAATTCATTGTATAGGGTGAAACTAAAGCTAATCCTTCGGGACTTAAATTTGGAGCCGACTAGCAAAATTATATCGATTAGATTGCCAGTCTAAAAAAATGGATACAAATCTTTACCTGCTGTCTTCACACATTTTTATAATCCACATATTgttattatactttttttgttaagtGGTGTCggaattttttgttattatcaaATGTAACCATAGAAAATgcattgtaaaatattaagaaaaaatatatatttttgtttggccTTGATTTCTATGACATTTATACAACTTTAACTGGTAAATTGTAGATGACTTTGCCTCCGTTTCGTTTACGCGTAGTtatcttttatataatttattatttcagtttgcttgcagcaccaacaacatatatattatataaatatatatactcgtatattatttatatatataatatatatgcttgtatatacaaaatgcacaactagattaattttttttttcggtttgaagaattcaaaattcaaatttcatacACTAATGCCACGCTAAATGCTaaaattcttaattatttgttttttagaatgaacaaaatagttttaaagagcaaaaaaaatgtaggaaaaaatatatgcaaatattctTTCGCATTTGGCATGAACAATTTCTTTGTGTTTTCTTGCTTTAAAATTCTTgtacattatttaattatttaaatagatttccatttgtttcattgtgtttttttttttgtagttttctttaaaaatttataattttcgttttgtgttttcgtttttgttatcgtttctgtatttttttctttttatatttttgcataaaagtAATCACTGTTTAGCCTCCGTTCTTTGACATTAagtttgttggttggttgattggtttttttttttaggcaTGGCAGGACAGACAACAATGGACAACATTTTGGCATCAGGCTGCTGTGTGGTGTCTTCTCTATTTGGTGCTCGTACTAGCACTGGCACTTATGCTGGCCGAGGCGGCTGCCTCGCTGTTGCTGGTGCACTGCTCGATGACGCTATTGCCCTCAGCATCGCTGGTGGTGGTCGTCGATGAATTGctaccatcatcatcatcatcgtcgtcgtcatcgtcatcatcaacCTCCGACTGCTCTTCTTCGCCATCGTCAACGTCGCCTTCGTCCTCTTCATCAACAGCATAGACATCGTTCTCAATGAGACGCAAATCCATGCTGTCGAAGGAATCTGTTATAACACTATCATCATCGGTCGTTGTCTCATCGTCTTGGCCGGACGTATCGTTATCCAAATCGCCTTCATCGTCACCCTGGTGGCTTTGCTGTTGTGACGGCGATTCACTGCCACTGCCCGCATCGATGTGCATCTCCTGCATTAGCTCCTTGATCAATTCAGTCTCTATTTCGATAACACCCAGATCCAAATGTCGTTTATTCACATCCATCAATACGTTCTTCACATTCCGTGCCAGCAGATGCAGATGCTCATCGCTGCAGACCTTTGCATTACTCATGTAGCGTATATAATCCTCCAGATAGTAGGAATTGAAGCTATCACGGCATGGCTCGCCATTGGCAAATTGCTGATGGGTCAGCAGCAGTTGATTGATCAACCAGTTGCGACCACCCTTTAGCACTTCGATAGCATCCTTGACACACTGACGTCCCAGCTCAAAGTTGCGATACAATGGATAAGTGATAACGCGTCGCAGAAACGCCACCAGCACATCACGATAATTGTCGAACTGCTCGAAGTAACAGAAGAGTGGGCACAATATGCTTCGTGTCCAGCCTGACTCGCAGGTTGGATCGTTGTTGGTGGTGCGCACATCATAGCATATGGCCAACACAATGCTGATAAGGCCACAATCAATCTCGTTTTGCACCTGGCGTTCCCGTTGACTGGACTGTGTTTCTGGTGTTGCGGGCAGACGACTGCAGAGATTGTGCAGCAAATGCGCCTGCTCCTGTGTCATGGAAGTTTCGTGAATTTTCGGCTTATAGCGTAATGGATTCTGATGACCAGCTGGCACCTGCAGTTCcacaaaattcattttgtacTGATCGCGCGAAAAGCGCTTCATCTCGTCGACCACACGCTCCAGGCGTCGTTGCAACGGACTTGTTTGTTGCGGCTCTGGCACACGGCAAGTTGACTTATCCAGCTGTATTAGAGAAATGTGTTTATCTATTGCGTCATCGACAGATAAGCGGCAATGCAATGCACTATGCATTACTCACCTCGCTGGTTTGCAGCGGACCGTTGTATTGACTGGCAAAGCCGTAGCAAAAATGGCTGCTCAGCTTGTAGCTGGTCTCGTCGCCATCCAACTGCAATTGGCACTGTTCGGTGATGCGCTTCAGTTTCCACTCGTGCACCAGCGGCTCCTTGTCCTGCAGGGTGTCCGCCAGTTTGGGCAGATTAAGGAATGCCGCAATGTATTCCTTGCGCGCCGTCTTTGGTTTCGGCACAACGCCGCcaccgctgctgttgccagctGCCGCAttgttgccgccgctgccCACAATGGCGACCGGCGGCAGGCAGCGCAAATGCAACTGGTAGCAATTCTCACTCGTATCGTATTTGATGAGAACAGTTTTCAGTCCCCTCAAGTCGAAAGTGCGTCGACTGTGAAATCTGAATCAAGAGAGCAGATCGATTGATCGTATCGCGTATCGTATAAAGCGCCGAATCACATGACTCACCTATATAACTTGACATTTGCGTAGAAGTACAAATCATTGTCGCCAATAAATATATCGACGTTCCTTATGCGATCCAAATTCACATGTATTGTCGCAGCACCCACCGTTCCCTTCTCCCCTATCGACCCTCCTACGACCGTAGAACAAGCATCCGCTGGCTCATGCGATGGCGTTGGCGTGGGCTTTGGTTTTTCCTTGGCATGTGGATGTGGTATCACTACGCTGCATGTGTTGCCCACAAAACTGTGTGTAATCTGTCCATTCAacatgttttaattttataaagcCACTACTGCTTTTcaagtataaacaaaaaaaaaagaattttagaGCAGCACGATTATCGCCGATAGATTGTGGCGGACGgtcgataaataaaattgtagcaACTCTGTTACGCCTCGACTGGCATTGTTTGCCAGCACTACTACATGCGTGAACCATGATTCATAGATGGCGCTTTAAGGTTTTTGGCGCCAAtcgtaaattgaaattgtggtACTGTGTGCAAATTATAAGAAATGAATCGGTAAATCAGAAATAACCCTAAGGTATTGAGAAAATCTTTTTGTTCTATTGTGCTATAAATCAGTGAGCAGATGCTGCATCTCAACTTGATTGCAACGACAACGGTACGTAAATTCCAAAATGCCAAGCcccgaaaaaaatataaatttacaactGCTCATAGTAAGAAGCACAACTTGTGCTGAGCATGCTATTGCCATCTCTGTCGCACGCGCGTGTTTTCATGCTTTCTTTAGCAGCAGccgcgacagcagcaacaacaatagcagtcAACCAGCCCGCAAGCAAGTTCGTCAGCGTGATTTgcttttctgttgttgttgtggctgcggctgctgctgctgttgctttttttcttcatttctgGCTCGTTTCATGTTGACCCACTTTTCGTGGCAATACGTGCGATGTCgacgtcgcagcagcagccacagcagcgcGACAGCGTCTTGCACAGTGGTCCGCAGTTACGGTGAAAGCTTTGCGTTGCTATTTGGTAGCCTTTGTTGGGTTATGTTGTGTGCTCTGGTCACAGTGTGCGGCGCAAAAAGTCATAAACTGAATTGCCAACAGGTTATACTAGCAACGACTGTGCGCGCTGAGCTTGTGGCTGCaatgctgtcgctgtcgcagtcgtaGTCGCAGTCACTGTCAACGccgccgtcgcagtcgctggGAGTAGTAAAAAGGGCCATGACAGTGACACTTTGAAGTTTGAGGTTAAATTGTCaatgttgttggttgtttggCTGTTTGGTTGCTCTTGGTTTTGGGTCTTTTGGTTGCTTgctctttaatattttcgaCATATTTCGTGCCGAGcatttttgcttgtttcaTGCTCGATGCagtcattgttgctgttgtcgttgttgttgttgttgtcgttccAGTTGCATGTAAATTCAAAAGACTTGAACAACAAACTTGCATTGACAGTGCATTTTTGTTCGAGCCGCGGCGTGGCACAAATTTTGATCAGCGCACGCACAAAAATGCTCACAtgcttttatttagtttattaattattatttttatttcttctatacctatacatatacacacacacacactcatatttgaaaagtgaaatttcaAAGTagaacaagcaacaacaacaacaacaactgccgcAACACGTACAACTGGCCATGCCACGCAACTTGCCGCGAGGTTCCAATAAAAATGAGGTCACTTGTCGCTGACCAACAGCGCCACCATGTGGCCCCTCCTCTTCTCCCTCTTCTCCcactctctccctttctctctctctctctcgctgttgCTTGCCATTATTGAATAGATCCCGCACCAgagtttgttgtcgttgttgttgttgttgctgtggttgtgcGATGTCTGCCTTCAGAATGTTGCATTAtaagtaaattaattgcagTCGCGACGCGTCGTTAACCGTTTTGTTGGCCAGTTTTAGGCCATCGTGTGTGCCATTAAAATGCACCACGAACttgacaaagaaaaaaaatacaaatggaTGTACTGAATTGGAAATACTGCAAAAACATATGTTAAAAATGCTAAAGACTTAAGACTTATATTAAGAAGcaactaaaattaataactaatATAAAATGATGCTAGTTTCAactctttaaattttataagaatataaaataaatctggaaatgaaaatagtaAATGGGAAATGCctaaaaaacactaaaaatgttaacgtttttattattaaaccgAAAAGTAATTTACAGTTAACTATAGTAAAATTATGCtactttcatttatttatatgcgagtagcttaaattaaatatagaaataaatctGTGTAagtttcaaatgaaaatagtaaatgggaaatactaaaaatattaaagactTGCAagtgtattttataataaataaaaaagcaattaGCAGTTACTGCAAAAGTATGTTAGTTTTATTGATTTAGATCAGAGAAgcataaatgaaatgtaataagaaTACATCATAAATCAGAGTCTGCTACAGATGGAAGTACTAAGATAATAGATAAtggaaatactaaaaaaataccaaaaagcTAAAGGcctgcaaatatatttaatttaaaaccaaGTAGCAAATAACAATTAGcaattattgcaaaattatgctagttttattgatttaaatgaaatgtaataagaatacataataaatCTATGTCTGTTGTTACATTCGCTCTAGAAAAGAACCAAGTTAATCATAGTTTTGAATCAAGTCTAATTGCTTATTTCATAAGCTTACCGTTGTGCactgtttgcttttgcagttAATTAAACTTGAAGTCGAACTTGCAATTTGGAGTTTGGAGTAGTAAAAACtgtgttaaaaatattaaattaatatatatgcaATTATAGCCATGATTTATTCTGCTTAGAATCTTGGTCAGCTAGCCGTCGAGGCGTGAAGACGCCGCATTGCAAAACGATAAgtagttgtgtttttttttttcagcagattattattgttttaagaCCGACAATTAACCGAAAAATCTAGtgcataaattatacattatgattatgattatgattgcA
Coding sequences:
- the LOC133837263 gene encoding protein SHQ1 homolog, with protein sequence MLNGQITHSFVGNTCSVVIPHPHAKEKPKPTPTPSHEPADACSTVVGGSIGEKGTVGAATIHVNLDRIRNVDIFIGDNDLYFYANVKLYRFHSRRTFDLRGLKTVLIKYDTSENCYQLHLRCLPPVAIVGSGGNNAAAGNSSGGGVVPKPKTARKEYIAAFLNLPKLADTLQDKEPLVHEWKLKRITEQCQLQLDGDETSYKLSSHFCYGFASQYNGPLQTSELDKSTCRVPEPQQTSPLQRRLERVVDEMKRFSRDQYKMNFVELQVPAGHQNPLRYKPKIHETSMTQEQAHLLHNLCSRLPATPETQSSQRERQVQNEIDCGLISIVLAICYDVRTTNNDPTCESGWTRSILCPLFCYFEQFDNYRDVLVAFLRRVITYPLYRNFELGRQCVKDAIEVLKGGRNWLINQLLLTHQQFANGEPCRDSFNSYYLEDYIRYMSNAKVCSDEHLHLLARNVKNVLMDVNKRHLDLGVIEIETELIKELMQEMHIDAGSGSESPSQQQSHQGDDEGDLDNDTSGQDDETTTDDDSVITDSFDSMDLRLIENDVYAVDEEDEGDVDDGEEEQSEVDDDDDDDDDDDDGSNSSTTTTSDAEGNSVIEQCTSNSEAAASASISASASTSTK